In Nevskiales bacterium, the sequence GCGCCGCGCTGGCGGCGCCGATGCCGCGCACGCCGGGGACATTGTCCACCGCGTCGCCCATCAGTGCCTGGAAATCCAGCATCTGCGCCGGCCACACGCCGAAACGCCTCTGCACCCCGCGTGCATCGAGCCACGTATCGCCGGCGAAGTCCCACAGCGCATCGCGCGGGGTCAGCAGCTGGGCCAGGTCCTTGTCGCGACTGACGATGACCACTGGCTGGTCCTGCGCCTGGGCGCGCGCCGCCAGCGTGCCGATCAGGTCGTCGGCCTCATAGCGGTCCGAGGCCAGGGTGACGAAGCCGGCCGCCTCGGCCAGCTCGCGGCACAGGCGGAACTGGGCCTTGAGCTCCGGCGGCGCCGGCTCGCGGTTGGCCTTGTAGGCCGGATACAGCTCGTTGCGATGCGAGCCGGCCAGGCTCTCGTCGAAGGCGAAGGCCAGCTCGCCGGGGCGCACCCGCTCCACCAGATCACAGACAAACTGGGCAAAGCCGTGCACGGCGTTGACCGGCTGGCCGTCGCGCCCGGTCAGGCCGGCGGGCAGGGCAAACCAGGCGCGGAACACGTATACGCTGGCGTCCACCAGATGGACTGCGTTATCTTTGGCCCCCTTCACGGCGGATTTCGCGGCCTTCCCGGAGATATGACGTGCGTGCCCCGGCACTGAGAATCCTCGCGCTATGTGTGGCCGGCCTGTTGCCCGGGCTGGCCGCGGCCACGACCGTGCTGGAACTGGACGCCCGCGAGGGCGGCCAGAACGGCCGCGCCAGCGTCGCCGTGCAGGATGGCAAGATCCGCATCGAGATCCGCATCGAGCAGGGCGCGGGCGGCTGGATGCTGTACGACAGCGCCAAGAATACCGTCTGGCTGGTCGATACCCAACGCCGCAGCTATGTCGAGCTGACGCGCGAGGAAATGCGCCGCTACGGGCAGCAGCTGGCGGTCGCGCGCAAGCTGCTCGACGAGCAGATGAAGGCCATGCTGCCGGAACAGCGCGCGGCCTTCGAAAAGATGATGGGCGGCGCCACACGCAAGGATCCTCTGCTGTTCCAGTCCACCGGCCAGCGCCGCGAAGTGGCCGGCTTTCCCTGCACCGGCGGGCGCCTGGTGCGCGGCGGCAAGGTCCAGGAAGAAGTCTGCCTGGCTCGACCTGCGGACATCGGCATGCCGCAGGCGGATTACGCGACCGTGCGCAGCATGTACCGGCTGATGCACGAGATGCAGGAGCTGGGCGCGCCCGGCATCCTGCCGGACTTCAGCGAGATCGACGGCGTGCCGATCGAGGTCCGGAATCCGGGCGGCGATTACCAGCGCGTCCGGGAGGTGCGGCACGCGCGCCTGCCGGACGGCGATTTCACCGTGCCGGCCGGCTACACGCGCGACAGCGTGCTCGACGCGCTGCAGCGCTACCAGTGAGGAACCGCGTGAATTGACGCGCCGCGCGCCCGCGCGCGGCGCTGCCTGTCCGAAGGGAGACCATGATGGCGATCACGATAGCAGTGCCGAAGGAGACACGCCCGGGCGAAAAGCGCGTGGCGATGGTCCCGGCCGTGGCGCAGAAACTCAGCAAGCTCGGCGGCACGCTCAAGGTGCAGCGCGGCGCCGGCGAGGCCACGCGCATTCCCGACACGGCCTGGAAAGACGTGGCGCTGGTGGATGACAGCGCGCAGCTGCTGTCCGGCGCCGACATCGTGCTCAAGGTGCAGCCGCCCTCGCTGGACGAGGCGCGTCAGCTCAAGGAGGGCGCGGTGCTGTTCTCGTTCGTTTACGCGCACCGCGAGCCGGAACTGGTCAAGCTGCTGCGCGATCGCAGGATCACCTGCTTCGCCATGGAGCTGGTGCCGCGCACCACGCGCGCGCAGGCCATGGATGCGCTGTCCAGCCAGGCCGCGCTGGCCGGCTATTACGGCG encodes:
- a CDS encoding 5'-3' exonuclease H3TH domain-containing protein, with the protein product MKGAKDNAVHLVDASVYVFRAWFALPAGLTGRDGQPVNAVHGFAQFVCDLVERVRPGELAFAFDESLAGSHRNELYPAYKANREPAPPELKAQFRLCRELAEAAGFVTLASDRYEADDLIGTLAARAQAQDQPVVIVSRDKDLAQLLTPRDALWDFAGDTWLDARGVQRRFGVWPAQMLDFQALMGDAVDNVPGVRGIGAASAALLLRQFRDLDNLYACLPRVERLRRGPQLRRRLEEGRDAAYLSRELCRVLRDVPLPARADSLHWRGSDAAQLREVCARIGLGTRLSRRLLELSRDES